A stretch of the Streptomyces ortus genome encodes the following:
- the rnc gene encoding ribonuclease III, whose translation MRGTVSSPKKADDAKAEVGAKKKAENTASSHTLLEGRLGYKLESALLVRALTHRSYAYENGGLPTNERLEFLGDSVLGLVVTDTLYTTHPDLPEGQLAKLRAAVVNSRALAEVGRELDLGSFIRLGRGEEGTGGRDKASILADTLEAVIGAVYLDQGLDAAGELVHRLFDPLIEKSSNLGAGLDWKTSLQELTATEGLGVPEYLVTETGPDHEKTFTAAARVGGVSYGTGTGRSKKEAEQQAAESAWRAIRAAADERAAAAATAEPEAPTAEVTEETPDASSSPPPDPASA comes from the coding sequence GTGAGAGGCACTGTGTCTAGCCCCAAGAAGGCGGACGACGCCAAGGCGGAAGTCGGCGCCAAGAAAAAGGCGGAGAACACAGCCTCGTCCCACACCCTTCTGGAAGGGCGGCTCGGGTACAAACTTGAGTCCGCCCTTCTGGTGCGTGCACTGACCCACCGTTCGTACGCGTACGAGAACGGCGGTCTGCCGACCAACGAGCGTCTGGAGTTCCTCGGGGACTCCGTACTCGGCCTCGTGGTCACGGACACGCTGTACACCACCCACCCCGACCTGCCCGAAGGCCAGCTGGCCAAGTTGCGGGCCGCGGTGGTCAACTCGCGTGCGCTTGCGGAGGTGGGCCGTGAGCTCGACCTCGGCTCCTTCATCCGGCTCGGCCGGGGCGAAGAGGGCACAGGTGGCCGGGACAAGGCGTCCATCCTCGCCGACACCCTTGAAGCGGTGATCGGCGCTGTCTATCTCGACCAGGGCCTGGACGCGGCGGGCGAACTCGTCCACCGTCTCTTCGATCCCCTGATCGAGAAATCCTCGAATCTGGGTGCGGGCCTGGACTGGAAGACCAGTCTCCAGGAACTCACGGCGACCGAGGGGCTCGGGGTTCCCGAGTACCTGGTCACCGAGACCGGCCCCGATCATGAGAAGACCTTCACTGCTGCTGCCCGCGTCGGAGGCGTCTCGTACGGCACCGGCACCGGCCGCAGCAAGAAGGAGGCGGAGCAGCAGGCCGCGGAGTCCGCCTGGCGGGCCATCCGCGCCGCCGCGGACGAACGTGCCGCGGCAGCCGCGACCGCCGAACCGGAAGCCCCGACGGCCGAGGTCACGGAGGAGACGCCCGACGCCTCCTCCTCGCCCCCGCCCGACCCGGCTTCAGCCTGA
- a CDS encoding helix-turn-helix domain-containing protein has product MKRPLPARYLSPVDLADLLGVPVETVYQWRRKGTGPQGFRVGRHLRFDPEDVRVWVQSLMERAA; this is encoded by the coding sequence GTGAAACGACCCTTGCCCGCTCGCTACCTGAGCCCGGTCGACCTCGCGGATCTCCTCGGAGTCCCTGTCGAGACGGTCTACCAGTGGCGCCGAAAGGGCACCGGCCCGCAGGGCTTCCGTGTCGGCCGACACCTCCGTTTCGATCCCGAGGACGTACGCGTCTGGGTCCAGTCCCTCATGGAAAGGGCCGCCTGA
- a CDS encoding GntR family transcriptional regulator: MSGPTSALPPYRRIAAQIKGQIERGELDPGDRIPSVRDIVRDEGVSVATATRVAGVLRAEGYAETIQGIGTVARMPSKITTGPDRLQLQRTTGTGFRPGERVEIVSADVVPADAEVADALGVDEGVPVVQRRRRYLDEDGVIALSTSWLPGELGEAAPELTSTGPLPKMTFGLIEDRTGRRAVKRRDVVAIRAVPEDLAPLLDLEAGSLALTMANTYWDQYGQVTEFARDFMGPDRELAADYDLE; this comes from the coding sequence ATGTCTGGACCAACGTCCGCCCTACCGCCCTACCGGCGCATTGCCGCGCAGATCAAAGGGCAGATCGAGCGTGGCGAGCTGGATCCGGGCGACCGCATCCCATCTGTCCGCGACATCGTCCGCGACGAGGGTGTCTCCGTTGCCACGGCAACGCGCGTAGCGGGAGTTTTGCGGGCAGAAGGGTATGCAGAGACCATCCAGGGGATTGGGACGGTGGCGCGTATGCCCAGCAAGATCACAACTGGACCGGACCGGCTTCAGCTCCAGCGGACTACCGGGACCGGCTTCCGGCCAGGCGAACGGGTCGAGATCGTGAGTGCTGACGTGGTGCCAGCGGACGCAGAGGTGGCCGACGCCCTTGGAGTCGATGAAGGCGTCCCCGTAGTCCAGCGACGCCGACGGTACCTAGACGAAGATGGAGTGATCGCACTCTCGACGTCATGGCTGCCGGGGGAGTTGGGAGAGGCTGCCCCGGAACTCACGTCTACAGGCCCGTTGCCAAAGATGACCTTTGGTCTGATCGAAGATCGGACGGGGCGCCGAGCGGTCAAGCGACGTGACGTCGTGGCCATTCGTGCCGTGCCTGAAGACCTGGCGCCGCTCCTTGATCTCGAAGCGGGAAGCTTGGCCCTGACCATGGCCAACACCTACTGGGACCAGTACGGGCAAGTCACTGAGTTTGCTCGCGACTTCATGGGCCCGGACCGCGAGCTTGCTGCTGACTACGATCTTGAGTAG
- the mutM gene encoding bifunctional DNA-formamidopyrimidine glycosylase/DNA-(apurinic or apyrimidinic site) lyase, with protein sequence MPELPEVEVVRRGLERWVSGRIVADAQVLHPRAVRRHLAGGEDFGARLEGHRVGLVQRRGKYLWLPLADSGTAVLAHLGMSGQLLVQPHTAADEKHLRIRVRFEDDLGTELRFVDQRTFGGLSLHETSPDGLPDVIAHIARDPLDPLFDDDAFHEALRRRRTTVKRALLDQSLISGVGNIYADEALWRARLHYERPTTGLTRPRTAELLGHVRDVMNAALAVGGTSFDSLYVNVNGESGYFDRSLDAYGREGEPCRRCGTVMRRRPWMNRSSYFCPRCQRQPRVTS encoded by the coding sequence GTGCCAGAACTGCCCGAGGTCGAGGTCGTACGACGAGGCCTCGAACGCTGGGTGAGCGGCCGCATCGTCGCGGACGCACAAGTCCTGCACCCCCGCGCCGTCCGCCGCCACCTCGCGGGCGGCGAGGACTTCGGAGCCCGCCTCGAAGGGCACCGCGTCGGCCTGGTCCAGCGCCGCGGCAAATACCTCTGGCTCCCGCTCGCCGACTCCGGGACCGCCGTCCTCGCCCACCTCGGCATGAGCGGCCAGCTCCTCGTCCAGCCGCACACCGCGGCGGACGAGAAGCACCTGCGCATCCGCGTCCGTTTCGAGGACGACCTCGGCACGGAACTCCGCTTCGTCGACCAGCGCACCTTCGGCGGCCTCTCCCTGCACGAGACCTCGCCCGACGGGCTCCCCGACGTCATCGCGCACATCGCGCGCGACCCCCTGGACCCGCTGTTCGACGACGACGCGTTCCACGAGGCGCTGCGGCGCCGGCGCACGACCGTCAAACGCGCCCTGCTCGACCAGTCGCTGATCAGCGGCGTCGGCAACATCTACGCGGACGAGGCGCTGTGGCGCGCGCGACTCCACTACGAGCGCCCCACCACCGGTCTCACGCGCCCGCGCACGGCCGAACTCCTCGGCCACGTACGGGATGTGATGAACGCGGCACTCGCCGTCGGCGGCACCAGCTTCGACAGCCTCTACGTCAACGTGAACGGCGAGTCGGGCTACTTCGACCGCTCGCTCGACGCGTACGGGCGTGAGGGCGAGCCGTGCCGGCGCTGCGGCACCGTGATGCGGCGCAGGCCCTGGATGAACCGGTCCAGCTATTTCTGCCCGCGCTGTCAGCGACAGCCGCGTGTGACGTCGTAG
- a CDS encoding YceD family protein — translation MNARLDHRNPLVFDTHELGRRPGALQRLTREIDAPKDLGLQGVIGVPEGAPVRLDLRLESVMEGVLVTGTAHARAKGECVRCLEPVEQQLDTDFQEMFSYPDADDRGRVKAEPADDAEDDEDTLFIEDGLFDLEPVLRDAVVLALPMQPVCQDDCPGLCSQCGARLADDPDHHHDAVDIRWAALQGLAGSLEDGEKDELGGGALPSAPADEKQEK, via the coding sequence CTGAACGCCCGCCTCGACCACCGCAACCCTCTTGTGTTCGACACACACGAGCTGGGGCGGCGTCCCGGTGCGCTGCAGCGCCTGACCCGTGAGATCGACGCTCCCAAGGACCTCGGTCTGCAGGGAGTCATCGGAGTGCCGGAAGGCGCCCCGGTGAGGCTCGACCTCCGCCTTGAGTCGGTCATGGAAGGGGTGCTTGTCACAGGCACCGCCCATGCACGGGCCAAGGGGGAGTGCGTAAGGTGTCTGGAGCCGGTCGAGCAGCAGCTCGACACGGATTTCCAGGAGATGTTCTCGTACCCTGACGCCGACGACCGGGGCCGTGTGAAAGCGGAGCCGGCCGACGACGCCGAGGACGACGAGGACACGCTCTTCATCGAGGACGGCTTGTTCGACCTCGAACCCGTGCTGCGTGATGCGGTGGTGCTCGCACTGCCGATGCAGCCGGTGTGCCAGGACGACTGCCCGGGTCTGTGCTCCCAGTGCGGAGCCCGGCTCGCGGACGACCCGGACCACCATCATGACGCCGTCGACATCCGTTGGGCGGCACTGCAGGGACTCGCCGGTTCACTCGAAGATGGCGAGAAGGACGAGTTGGGCGGCGGCGCGCTTCCATCAGCGCCCGCCGACGAGAAGCAGGAGAAGTAG
- the recG gene encoding ATP-dependent DNA helicase RecG, which produces MDLVPALEEPLKKVLGPATAKVMAEHLGLHTVGDLLHHYPRRYEERGQLTHLADLPMDEHVTVVAQVADARLLTFASAKAPRGKGQRLEVTITDGSGQLKLVFFGNGVHKPHKDLLPGTRALFSGKVSVFNRRLQLAHPAYEPLRGEDADETVDTWAGALIPLYPATAKLESWKIAKAVQTVLPSVQEAVDPLPEQLREGRGLVSLPEALLKIHRPHTNADIEDARARLKWDEAFVLQVALARRRHADSQLPAVARKPKQDGLLNAFDAKLPFTLTEGQQKVSREIFDDLATEHPMHRLLQGEVGSGKTMVALRAMLAVVDAGGQAAMLAPTEVLAQQHHRSITEMMGELAEGGMLGGAEDSTKVVLLTGSMGAAGRRQALLDLVTGEAGLVIGTHALIEDKVQFHDLGLVVVDEQHRFGVEQRDALRGKGKQPPHLLVMTATPIPRTVAMTVFGDLDTSVLDQLPAGRSPIASHVVPAADKPHFLSRAWERVREEVSNGHQAYVVCPRIGDEDDDPKKAKKKPSPEDEAEKRPPLAVLEVADQLARGPLQGLDVEVLHGRMPPDDKDAVMRRFAAGETHVLVATTVIEVGVNVPNATAMVIMDADRFGVSQLHQLRGRVGRGSAPGLCLLVTEMPEASPARQRLTSVASTLDGFELSRIDLEQRREGDVLGQAQSGARTSLRMLAVIEDEEIIAEARQEATAVVAADPDLAHLPGLRTALQALLDEEREQYLDKG; this is translated from the coding sequence ATGGATCTCGTGCCCGCCCTCGAAGAACCACTGAAGAAGGTGCTCGGACCCGCCACCGCGAAGGTGATGGCCGAACATCTCGGCCTGCACACCGTCGGCGACCTGCTGCACCACTATCCGCGCAGATACGAGGAGCGCGGGCAGCTCACCCACCTCGCCGACCTGCCCATGGACGAGCATGTGACGGTGGTCGCCCAGGTGGCCGACGCCCGCCTGCTCACCTTCGCCTCGGCCAAGGCCCCACGCGGCAAGGGCCAGCGCCTCGAAGTGACCATCACGGACGGCAGCGGCCAGCTCAAGCTGGTCTTCTTCGGCAACGGCGTGCACAAGCCCCACAAAGACCTCCTGCCCGGCACCCGCGCGCTGTTCTCCGGCAAGGTCTCCGTGTTCAACCGCCGCCTCCAACTGGCCCATCCGGCGTACGAGCCACTGCGCGGGGAGGACGCGGACGAGACCGTGGACACCTGGGCCGGAGCACTCATCCCGCTCTACCCCGCCACCGCCAAGCTGGAGTCCTGGAAGATCGCCAAGGCGGTGCAGACGGTGCTGCCGAGCGTCCAGGAGGCCGTCGACCCGCTGCCCGAGCAACTCCGGGAGGGCCGGGGCCTGGTCTCCCTGCCCGAAGCCCTCCTCAAGATCCACCGCCCGCACACCAACGCGGACATCGAGGACGCCCGCGCCCGCCTCAAGTGGGACGAGGCCTTCGTCCTCCAGGTCGCCCTGGCCCGCCGCCGCCACGCGGACTCCCAACTGCCCGCCGTGGCGCGGAAACCCAAGCAGGACGGCCTGCTGAACGCCTTCGACGCCAAGCTCCCCTTCACCCTCACCGAGGGCCAGCAGAAGGTCTCCAGGGAGATCTTCGACGACCTGGCCACGGAGCACCCGATGCACCGGCTGCTGCAGGGAGAGGTCGGATCCGGGAAGACGATGGTGGCCCTGCGCGCCATGCTCGCCGTGGTCGACGCGGGCGGCCAGGCCGCGATGCTCGCCCCCACCGAGGTGCTCGCCCAGCAGCACCACCGCTCGATCACCGAGATGATGGGGGAGCTGGCCGAGGGAGGCATGCTCGGCGGGGCCGAGGACTCCACGAAGGTGGTGCTGCTCACCGGCTCCATGGGCGCGGCCGGCCGCCGCCAGGCGCTCCTCGACCTGGTCACCGGCGAGGCCGGGCTCGTCATCGGCACGCACGCGCTGATCGAGGACAAGGTGCAGTTCCACGACCTGGGCCTGGTCGTGGTGGACGAACAGCACCGGTTCGGCGTCGAACAGCGCGACGCCCTGCGCGGCAAGGGCAAGCAGCCTCCGCACCTGCTGGTGATGACCGCCACGCCCATCCCGCGCACGGTCGCCATGACCGTCTTCGGCGACCTGGACACCTCCGTCCTCGACCAGCTCCCCGCCGGGCGCTCGCCCATCGCCAGCCATGTCGTCCCGGCCGCGGACAAGCCCCACTTCCTCTCGCGTGCGTGGGAGCGCGTGCGCGAGGAGGTGTCGAACGGCCATCAGGCGTACGTCGTCTGCCCCCGCATCGGCGACGAGGACGACGACCCGAAGAAGGCGAAGAAGAAGCCGTCACCCGAGGACGAGGCCGAGAAGCGCCCGCCCCTCGCCGTCCTCGAAGTCGCCGACCAGCTCGCCAGGGGCCCGCTCCAGGGCCTCGATGTCGAAGTGCTGCACGGCCGCATGCCCCCGGACGACAAGGACGCCGTCATGCGCCGCTTCGCCGCCGGGGAGACGCACGTCCTGGTCGCCACGACGGTCATCGAGGTCGGGGTGAACGTACCGAACGCGACCGCGATGGTGATCATGGACGCCGACCGGTTCGGCGTCTCCCAGCTCCACCAGCTGCGCGGCCGGGTCGGCCGTGGCTCAGCCCCGGGCCTGTGCCTGCTCGTCACCGAGATGCCGGAGGCGAGCCCGGCCCGCCAGCGGCTGACCTCGGTGGCGTCCACCCTCGACGGCTTCGAGCTCTCCCGCATCGACCTCGAACAGCGGCGCGAGGGCGATGTCCTGGGCCAGGCCCAGTCCGGGGCCCGTACGTCGCTGCGGATGCTCGCGGTCATCGAGGACGAGGAGATCATCGCCGAGGCCCGGCAGGAGGCGACGGCCGTGGTGGCCGCGGACCCGGACCTCGCGCACCTTCCCGGGCTGCGCACGGCTCTGCAGGCTCTCCTGGACGAGGAGAGAGAGCAGTACCTGGACAAGGGCTGA
- the rpmF gene encoding 50S ribosomal protein L32 encodes MAVPKRKMSRSNTRHRRSQWKAAVPTLVACERCHEPKLQHIACPACGTYNKRQVLEV; translated from the coding sequence GTGGCTGTTCCGAAGCGGAAGATGTCGCGCAGCAACACGCGCCACCGCCGGTCGCAGTGGAAGGCTGCGGTCCCCACCCTGGTTGCGTGCGAGCGCTGCCACGAGCCCAAGCTGCAGCACATCGCGTGCCCCGCTTGTGGCACCTACAACAAGCGCCAGGTCCTCGAGGTCTGA
- the rsmD gene encoding 16S rRNA (guanine(966)-N(2))-methyltransferase RsmD, which translates to MTRVIAGTAGGRRLAVPPGTGTRPTSDRAREGLFSTWQSLLGGPLEGDRVLDLYAGSGAVGLEALSRGAGHTLLVDADARAARTIRDNVRTLGLPGAEVRSGKAEQIIRTAAPEAPYDLVFLDPPYAVTDDDLREILLTLRAEGWLAGDALVTVERGTRGGEFRWPDGFEALRSRRYGEGTFWYGRAASTCEDAR; encoded by the coding sequence ATGACCCGTGTGATCGCCGGCACAGCAGGCGGACGCCGCCTCGCGGTCCCGCCCGGCACCGGCACCCGGCCCACCTCCGACCGCGCCCGCGAGGGTCTCTTCTCCACCTGGCAGTCCCTGCTCGGCGGCCCCCTCGAAGGCGACCGTGTCCTCGACCTGTACGCCGGCTCGGGCGCCGTCGGCCTGGAGGCCCTGAGCCGCGGGGCCGGACACACCCTGCTGGTCGACGCCGACGCCCGCGCCGCCCGCACGATCCGGGACAACGTGCGGACACTCGGCCTGCCCGGCGCCGAGGTGAGGTCAGGCAAAGCGGAACAGATCATCCGTACCGCCGCCCCCGAAGCCCCGTACGACCTGGTGTTCCTCGATCCGCCGTACGCGGTCACCGATGACGATCTTCGCGAGATCCTGCTCACACTCCGTGCGGAGGGCTGGCTCGCGGGCGATGCGCTCGTCACCGTTGAACGCGGTACGAGAGGCGGCGAATTCCGATGGCCGGACGGCTTTGAGGCACTGCGCTCCCGCCGCTACGGCGAGGGAACGTTTTGGTACGGTCGCGCCGCCTCTACGTGCGAAGACGCACGATGA
- the repSA gene encoding replication initiator protein RepSA codes for MAGVAASVGTDPLTLADLLRVANSPGFDRWQEQVRRTGGCAHPIRLQGQTVTHDRATGDVLYSYSTEHEPGGTLRVACGNRRASRCPSCAWTYAGDTYHLIRAGITGDVNKGVSSVVRDHPRVFATLTAPSFGPVHNRPDSGRCRCGSSHDDDDPVLGTALAPDRYDYAGAVLFNNYAGDLWRRFTIYMRREVAAHAGLTQSAMTEVCRVSFGKVAEFQKRGAVHFHAVVRLDGPDGPDSQPPAWATVALLDDAIRAAAARVSVPVPAAGNFPERTLRWGSQVDVQPIGALGQEELTEQAVASYVAKYATKAAETTGTVDRRIGELAELDRLPLPAHTRRLIEACWDLDDAYPDRMLARWAHMLGFRGHFSTKSRRYSTTLGALRQVRADYRARQERRERGLSEDLDDSEGSMLVLAHWTYAGQGHTPGESWLAASIAQDIRLNREIARDAMADMPDLDDWEVWA; via the coding sequence GTGGCTGGTGTCGCGGCCTCTGTAGGTACCGACCCGTTGACCCTGGCCGACCTGCTTCGGGTCGCCAATTCCCCGGGCTTCGACCGCTGGCAAGAGCAGGTGCGCCGTACCGGCGGCTGCGCCCACCCGATCCGGCTTCAGGGCCAGACTGTCACTCACGACCGCGCGACCGGCGATGTCCTGTACTCCTACAGCACCGAGCACGAGCCGGGTGGCACGCTCCGCGTCGCGTGCGGCAACCGCCGTGCCTCGCGCTGCCCGTCCTGCGCCTGGACGTACGCCGGGGACACCTATCACCTGATCCGGGCTGGGATCACGGGTGACGTGAACAAGGGTGTCTCGTCGGTCGTGCGGGATCACCCCCGGGTCTTTGCCACCCTCACCGCGCCCTCGTTCGGGCCCGTGCACAACCGGCCGGACTCCGGGCGCTGCCGCTGCGGGAGCTCCCACGATGACGATGACCCCGTGCTCGGTACGGCGCTGGCCCCGGACCGCTACGACTACGCGGGCGCGGTGCTGTTCAACAACTACGCCGGGGATCTGTGGCGCCGGTTCACGATCTACATGCGCCGGGAGGTCGCCGCTCACGCAGGCCTGACCCAGTCGGCTATGACGGAGGTGTGCCGGGTCTCCTTCGGCAAGGTCGCGGAGTTCCAGAAGCGCGGCGCCGTGCACTTCCACGCCGTGGTGCGCCTGGACGGACCGGACGGGCCCGACTCCCAGCCCCCGGCCTGGGCCACGGTCGCACTCCTGGACGACGCGATTCGCGCTGCTGCCGCACGGGTGTCCGTGCCGGTGCCGGCCGCCGGGAACTTCCCCGAGCGCACGCTGCGGTGGGGCTCGCAAGTGGATGTGCAGCCGATCGGCGCGCTCGGCCAGGAGGAGCTGACGGAACAGGCCGTTGCCTCCTACGTCGCCAAGTACGCCACGAAGGCAGCGGAGACCACGGGCACCGTCGACCGCCGGATCGGAGAGCTGGCCGAACTCGACCGGCTGCCGCTGCCCGCGCACACGCGACGGCTGATCGAAGCGTGCTGGGACCTGGACGACGCCTACCCGGACCGGATGCTCGCGCGCTGGGCTCACATGCTCGGCTTCCGCGGGCACTTCTCGACCAAGAGCCGCCGCTACTCCACCACCCTGGGCGCGCTGCGCCAGGTGCGGGCCGACTACCGCGCCCGCCAGGAACGTCGGGAGCGGGGCCTGTCCGAGGACCTTGACGACTCGGAGGGCTCCATGCTGGTGCTTGCCCACTGGACCTACGCCGGACAGGGCCACACTCCCGGCGAGTCCTGGCTTGCTGCCTCCATTGCCCAAGACATCCGGCTGAACCGCGAGATCGCACGCGACGCCATGGCCGACATGCCCGACCTAGATGACTGGGAGGTCTGGGCGTGA
- a CDS encoding winged helix-turn-helix transcriptional regulator gives MDLTDTPDLAYDVFSRTCPSRGTLEHVTGRWGALTLSALAAPEGSLRFNELRRRVDGVSEKMLSQTLQALERDGLVHRDAQPTNPPRVDYELTPLGREVAERLLALIHFVEGRMDEVLGARERYDVTRGCR, from the coding sequence GTGGACCTCACTGATACGCCCGACCTCGCGTACGACGTGTTCTCCAGAACGTGCCCTTCCCGGGGCACCCTCGAGCACGTCACCGGCCGCTGGGGCGCGCTCACGCTGAGCGCGCTGGCAGCGCCCGAGGGATCGCTGCGCTTCAACGAACTGCGCCGGCGCGTCGACGGCGTGAGCGAGAAGATGCTCTCCCAGACCCTGCAGGCGCTGGAGCGGGACGGGCTGGTGCACCGGGACGCACAGCCGACGAACCCGCCGCGGGTGGACTACGAACTGACGCCGCTGGGCCGCGAGGTCGCCGAACGGCTGCTGGCCCTCATCCACTTCGTGGAGGGGCGCATGGACGAGGTACTGGGGGCGCGCGAGCGCTACGACGTCACACGCGGCTGTCGCTGA
- a CDS encoding ATP synthase F0 subunit B — protein MDVQKKLDEIVSAVGNARSMPMSASCVVNRAELLSLLEEVRQALPGSLAQAQELIGGREQMVEQARLEAERIVESAHAERGSLISDTEIARRSQNEADRILAEARKEAEEVRAEADEYVDSKLANFEVVLTKTLGSVGRGREKLLGTGPGTDEQGYEDEDAPERSLDPETLRHNADQYVDVKLGAFEAVLAKTLDAVGRGRQKLHGRIASDDLSDLGAFGEDGPTGQHTTDAEYLDGLAEIPEQSARTRAPDRPQPPADLPHQQQYGQQDAYAYQQQPADPYGYQQQQYAQHDGYGYQQNADPYAAYPQQGYDQQAAYDQSGQQTYAQAPQLSQPPQPQENALDETSLFDTTMISAEQLRAYEQGR, from the coding sequence GTGGACGTGCAGAAGAAGCTCGATGAGATCGTCTCGGCGGTCGGCAACGCCCGCTCGATGCCCATGTCGGCCTCGTGCGTGGTCAACCGCGCCGAACTGCTCTCCCTGCTCGAAGAGGTACGCCAGGCACTGCCGGGCTCTCTCGCCCAGGCCCAGGAGCTGATCGGCGGGCGCGAGCAGATGGTCGAGCAGGCCCGCCTCGAGGCCGAGCGGATCGTCGAGTCCGCGCACGCCGAGCGCGGCTCGCTGATCTCCGACACCGAGATCGCCCGCCGCTCGCAGAACGAGGCCGACAGGATCCTGGCCGAGGCCCGCAAGGAGGCCGAGGAGGTCCGCGCCGAGGCCGACGAGTACGTCGACTCCAAGCTCGCGAACTTCGAGGTCGTCCTCACCAAGACCCTCGGCTCGGTAGGCCGCGGCCGGGAGAAGCTGCTGGGCACCGGACCCGGCACCGACGAGCAGGGCTACGAGGACGAGGACGCCCCAGAGCGCAGCCTCGACCCCGAGACCCTGCGTCACAACGCCGACCAGTACGTCGACGTCAAGCTCGGCGCCTTCGAGGCCGTCCTCGCCAAGACCCTGGACGCCGTCGGCCGCGGCCGGCAGAAGCTGCACGGCCGCATCGCCAGCGACGACCTGAGCGACCTGGGCGCCTTCGGCGAGGACGGGCCGACCGGGCAGCACACCACCGACGCCGAGTACCTGGACGGCCTCGCGGAGATCCCCGAGCAGTCCGCCAGGACCCGCGCCCCCGACCGGCCCCAGCCCCCGGCGGACCTGCCCCACCAGCAGCAGTACGGACAGCAGGACGCGTACGCCTACCAGCAGCAGCCCGCCGACCCGTACGGCTACCAGCAACAGCAGTACGCGCAGCACGACGGGTACGGCTACCAGCAGAACGCCGACCCGTACGCCGCCTACCCGCAGCAGGGCTACGACCAGCAGGCCGCGTACGACCAGAGCGGACAGCAGACGTACGCCCAGGCTCCCCAGCTCTCCCAGCCGCCGCAGCCGCAGGAGAACGCGCTCGACGAGACCAGTCTCTTCGACACCACCATGATCAGCGCGGAGCAGCTGCGGGCCTACGAACAGGGGCGCTGA
- the coaD gene encoding pantetheine-phosphate adenylyltransferase encodes MRRAVCPGSFDPITNGHLDIIARASKLYDVVHVAVMINQSKKGLFEIEERIDLIRQVTAEFGNVEVESFHGLLVDFCKERDIPAIVKGLRAVSDFDYELQMAQMNNGLSGVETLFVPTNPTYSFLSSSLVKEVATWGGDVSHLVPPLVLEALTERLAKD; translated from the coding sequence GTGCGCCGCGCCGTCTGTCCCGGGTCGTTCGACCCGATTACCAACGGACATCTCGACATCATCGCCAGAGCGTCCAAGCTGTACGACGTCGTGCACGTCGCGGTGATGATCAACCAGTCCAAGAAGGGCCTCTTCGAGATCGAGGAGCGCATCGACCTGATCCGCCAGGTCACGGCGGAATTCGGGAACGTCGAGGTGGAGTCCTTCCACGGCCTCCTCGTCGACTTCTGCAAGGAGCGCGACATCCCGGCCATCGTGAAGGGCCTGCGCGCGGTCAGCGACTTCGACTACGAACTGCAGATGGCCCAGATGAACAACGGCCTCTCCGGTGTCGAGACCCTCTTCGTACCGACCAACCCCACCTACAGCTTTCTCTCCTCCTCGCTGGTCAAGGAGGTCGCGACCTGGGGCGGAGACGTCTCCCACCTGGTCCCGCCGCTGGTCCTCGAAGCCCTCACGGAACGCCTCGCGAAGGACTGA